The Sphingomicrobium sp. genome has a window encoding:
- a CDS encoding N-succinylarginine dihydrolase, producing MPLREINFDGIIGPSHNYAGLSLGNVASMSHGGQVSEPRAAALQGIEKMRANLALGLAQGVFVPHPRPDRAWLAELGTTIEHAEPILAANAMSASAMWAANAATVSPAPDTSDGKCHLTVANLRTMPHRSHEWPATLAQLRLAFRGDGFAVHAPVPPAFGDEGAANHMRLAPRHGERGVEVFVYGVTGGAFPARQHIEASRAIARLHGLDPQRTIFVEQSEEAIASGAFHNDVVAVANERVLLAHEQAFADKGSLVAQLEAQVDGFEYVEVPSAEVALQDAIKSYLFNAQLVTPPDGETTLIVPEEARATPSVWRWVEKHLAGNGPIRRVKVVDVRESMANGGGPACLRLRVVADPDSVDPRFLVDGEKLDRIADVVSRHWPEQIAPGELQNDALIADIERARAALLHELDLADLA from the coding sequence ATGCCGCTTCGCGAGATCAACTTCGACGGGATCATCGGCCCGAGTCATAATTATGCGGGGCTGAGCCTGGGCAATGTCGCGTCCATGAGCCACGGCGGACAGGTATCGGAACCCCGCGCGGCGGCGCTGCAGGGCATCGAGAAGATGCGCGCCAACCTTGCGCTGGGCCTGGCGCAGGGCGTGTTCGTACCGCACCCGCGCCCGGACCGCGCCTGGCTGGCGGAGCTTGGCACGACCATCGAGCATGCCGAGCCGATCCTTGCCGCCAATGCGATGTCGGCCTCGGCAATGTGGGCCGCGAACGCGGCGACTGTCTCCCCCGCGCCGGACACGAGCGACGGCAAGTGCCACCTGACGGTCGCGAACCTGCGCACCATGCCGCATCGCAGCCATGAGTGGCCGGCAACGCTCGCGCAGCTGCGGCTCGCCTTCCGCGGCGACGGCTTTGCCGTCCACGCCCCGGTGCCGCCGGCGTTCGGCGACGAAGGCGCGGCCAACCACATGCGGCTTGCGCCCAGGCACGGCGAGCGCGGCGTCGAAGTGTTCGTCTATGGCGTCACCGGCGGCGCCTTCCCGGCCCGGCAGCACATCGAAGCGTCGCGGGCGATCGCCCGGCTCCACGGCCTCGATCCCCAGCGGACCATCTTCGTCGAGCAGTCCGAAGAAGCGATCGCGTCAGGTGCCTTCCACAATGACGTGGTCGCGGTCGCCAACGAACGCGTGCTGCTCGCCCATGAGCAGGCGTTCGCGGACAAGGGCTCGCTGGTGGCGCAGCTTGAGGCTCAGGTCGACGGGTTCGAATATGTCGAAGTGCCGTCGGCAGAGGTGGCGCTTCAGGACGCAATCAAATCCTATCTGTTCAACGCCCAGCTGGTCACGCCGCCGGACGGCGAGACGACGCTGATCGTGCCCGAGGAAGCGCGCGCCACGCCGTCCGTGTGGCGGTGGGTCGAAAAGCATCTCGCCGGCAACGGGCCGATTCGGCGCGTGAAGGTCGTCGACGTTCGGGAGTCGATGGCCAACGGCGGCGGCCCGGCCTGCCTGCGCCTGCGCGTCGTCGCCGATCCCGACAGCGTCGACCCGCGGTTCTTGGTCGATGGCGAGAAGCTCGACCGCATCGCCGATGTCGTGAGTCGCCATTGGCCCGAGCAGATCGCGCCCGGCGAGCTTCAGAACGACGCGCTGATCGCCGATATCGAACGCGCGCGCGCGGCGCTTCTCCACGAACTGGACCTCGCCGACCTAGCCTGA
- a CDS encoding DUF1003 domain-containing protein has product MNEDGSLNSALRRNIDTLRRRREEEEQRAALDQKLARAITRFAGSMAFVYIHATIYGLWILANLGWVPGLPRWDPSFVTLAMIASVEAIFLSTFILITQNRMSANAQRRAELDLQVSLLAEAEITKLVELVSAMAERMDIHPGERHEVEEMKKRVAPEAVLDAIEETDADLG; this is encoded by the coding sequence ATGAACGAGGACGGCTCCCTTAACAGTGCGCTACGGCGCAACATCGATACCTTGCGGCGCCGGCGCGAAGAGGAGGAGCAGCGCGCCGCGCTCGATCAGAAGCTCGCCCGCGCTATCACTCGGTTCGCCGGGAGCATGGCCTTCGTCTACATCCATGCCACGATTTACGGCCTGTGGATCCTCGCCAATCTCGGCTGGGTGCCCGGCCTGCCGCGCTGGGACCCGAGCTTCGTCACGCTGGCAATGATCGCGTCGGTCGAGGCGATCTTCCTGTCGACCTTCATCCTGATCACCCAGAACCGCATGTCGGCCAACGCCCAGCGCCGGGCCGAGCTCGACCTTCAGGTCAGCCTGCTCGCCGAAGCCGAGATCACCAAGCTCGTCGAGCTCGTGTCGGCCATGGCCGAGCGGATGGACATCCATCCGGGCGAGCGCCACGAGGTGGAGGAAATGAAGAAGCGCGTCGCTCCTGAAGCGGTGCTCGATGCCATCGAGGAAACGGACGCGGACCTAGGCTAG
- a CDS encoding CocE/NonD family hydrolase — MSQRQRETRKWSFPLRWTAAAALSAMVPAAQLSHASAQPAPAASEGLVGKAMERLWVPMRDGVRLDTSVFLPKGPGPFPSVLVRTPYPFGEPNSAFEKKLMERGYAIIFQNERGMYMSEGRHEYMANAGPDGVDTLNWIAKQPWSTGKVGTYGCSSSAEAQLALIAQNHPAHQAAVVLAYGAGIGKIGPYAEQGNIYRGGALQLLFASWMRDYIGSSGPGADERMMFPPNLTPEAKARLWKLYSMQLKDYATTPKRSTEEMLKYYQHLPVTDLNKAVGGPRTDWDDFAGWSPADPRWKGIDFANEGDKFGVPALWGVSWYDVSVGPNLYLYDYARRNVAAGRPKDEQFLVVTPGVHCSFQQHPAKKTVGEREIGDPSYDMDKRIIDFFDWKLKGVNNGEASQPRVMTYQMGENRWVSGDRAMTEAPNKLEFYLTSRNGANSVFGDGLLAGQPVADGRDADNFVYDPKRPVQTLGGGACCMGGIPAAGAYDQAPVEARHDVLVYSTPPLTDAVRVRGPITLELYVSSDAPDTDLAVKLTDVYPDGRSYNLDDTIYRLRYRDGYDRPQMMRAGKVYKVVLPPMFTGNTFLPGHRIRVQITSSNFPRYDRNLNTGANNGATTAMRAARNAIHHSAAYPSKVTLATD; from the coding sequence ATGAGCCAGCGTCAACGTGAAACCCGGAAATGGTCTTTTCCGCTGCGCTGGACGGCAGCGGCGGCCTTGTCTGCCATGGTTCCCGCCGCCCAGCTTTCGCACGCATCGGCGCAGCCGGCCCCAGCCGCCAGCGAAGGCCTGGTCGGCAAGGCGATGGAGCGGCTGTGGGTGCCGATGCGCGACGGCGTCCGGCTCGATACCAGCGTGTTCCTGCCCAAGGGCCCCGGCCCGTTCCCAAGCGTTCTCGTCCGCACGCCCTATCCATTCGGCGAGCCCAATTCCGCCTTCGAAAAGAAGCTGATGGAGCGCGGCTATGCGATCATTTTCCAGAACGAGCGCGGCATGTACATGTCGGAAGGCCGTCACGAATATATGGCCAATGCCGGGCCGGACGGCGTCGACACACTGAACTGGATCGCCAAGCAGCCCTGGTCGACCGGCAAGGTCGGCACCTACGGCTGTTCGTCAAGCGCGGAAGCGCAGCTGGCGCTGATCGCGCAGAACCATCCGGCGCACCAGGCAGCGGTCGTGCTCGCTTATGGCGCAGGCATCGGAAAAATCGGTCCCTATGCCGAGCAGGGGAATATCTATCGCGGCGGCGCGCTGCAGCTGCTCTTCGCGAGCTGGATGCGCGATTATATCGGCAGCAGCGGCCCTGGCGCGGACGAGCGCATGATGTTCCCGCCGAACCTGACGCCCGAAGCGAAGGCGCGGCTGTGGAAGCTCTATTCGATGCAGCTCAAGGACTATGCGACGACCCCTAAGCGCTCGACCGAGGAGATGCTTAAATATTACCAGCACCTGCCGGTGACCGACCTCAACAAGGCGGTCGGCGGGCCGCGCACCGATTGGGACGATTTTGCGGGCTGGTCCCCGGCCGATCCGCGCTGGAAAGGCATCGACTTCGCCAATGAAGGCGACAAGTTCGGCGTCCCGGCGCTGTGGGGCGTGTCATGGTACGACGTCAGCGTCGGGCCCAACCTCTATCTCTACGATTATGCCCGGCGGAACGTCGCCGCGGGGCGGCCCAAGGACGAGCAGTTTCTGGTGGTAACTCCGGGCGTTCACTGCAGCTTTCAGCAGCACCCGGCGAAAAAGACCGTGGGCGAGCGGGAGATCGGCGATCCCAGCTATGACATGGACAAACGCATCATCGACTTCTTCGACTGGAAGCTGAAGGGCGTGAACAATGGCGAGGCGAGCCAGCCGCGGGTCATGACCTACCAGATGGGCGAGAACCGCTGGGTTTCCGGCGACCGGGCGATGACCGAGGCGCCCAATAAGCTCGAGTTCTACCTGACCAGCCGCAATGGCGCGAACAGCGTCTTTGGCGACGGATTGCTCGCAGGCCAGCCGGTGGCGGACGGGCGCGACGCCGACAACTTCGTCTACGATCCCAAAAGGCCGGTGCAGACTCTCGGCGGCGGCGCCTGCTGCATGGGCGGCATTCCCGCCGCCGGCGCCTACGACCAGGCGCCCGTCGAAGCGAGGCACGACGTGCTCGTCTATTCGACGCCGCCGCTGACGGACGCGGTTCGGGTGCGCGGGCCGATCACGCTCGAACTCTACGTCTCGTCGGATGCGCCGGACACGGACCTCGCCGTCAAGCTGACCGACGTCTATCCGGACGGGCGCTCCTACAATCTCGACGATACAATATACCGGCTTCGCTATCGCGACGGGTACGACCGGCCGCAGATGATGCGGGCCGGCAAGGTCTACAAGGTGGTGCTGCCGCCGATGTTCACCGGCAACACCTTCCTGCCCGGGCACCGCATCCGGGTGCAGATCACGTCGAGCAACTTCCCGCGCTACGACCGCAACCTGAACACCGGGGCGAACAACGGCGCGACCACGGCCATGCGGGCGGCGCGCAACGCCATTCACCATTCGGCCGCTTATCCGTCGAAGGTCACGTTAGCGACTGACTGA
- a CDS encoding DUF47 family protein: MLNWFQRLLPRKGDFFGMFEAHAATLVGAAKALQRIADDGVSPGELLSDIQEHEHQADDIIRNVLTEVRRTFLTPFDRGDITSLIGAMDDAIDEMLAAARAIDLYELRELRPEMKQIIGLIGEAADVTAQAVPLLRNVSANGPRLHELTGRLVSLEGDADDLHAAGLKQAFQQARTDPLSFAVAREVFKNLERVTDAFEDVANEIDGIVIDHA, encoded by the coding sequence ATGTTAAACTGGTTTCAGCGCCTGCTTCCACGCAAAGGCGATTTCTTTGGAATGTTCGAGGCGCATGCCGCGACACTGGTCGGGGCAGCCAAGGCGCTGCAGCGGATCGCCGACGACGGCGTCTCCCCGGGCGAGCTGCTCAGCGACATCCAGGAGCATGAGCACCAGGCCGACGACATTATCCGCAATGTCCTGACCGAAGTGCGGCGCACCTTCCTGACGCCCTTCGATCGCGGGGACATCACCTCGCTGATCGGCGCGATGGACGATGCGATCGACGAGATGCTCGCCGCCGCGCGCGCGATCGACCTCTACGAGCTTCGCGAACTCCGGCCGGAAATGAAGCAGATCATTGGCCTGATTGGCGAAGCCGCGGACGTCACCGCCCAGGCCGTGCCGCTGCTGCGCAACGTCAGCGCGAACGGCCCGAGGCTCCATGAGCTGACCGGCCGCCTAGTCAGCCTTGAAGGCGACGCCGACGATCTTCACGCGGCCGGCCTCAAGCAGGCGTTCCAGCAGGCCCGGACCGATCCGCTGAGCTTCGCCGTCGCGCGCGAAGTGTTCAAGAATCTGGAACGGGTCACCGACGCCTTCGAGGACGTCGCCAACGAGATCGACGGCATCGTCATCGATCACGCCTGA
- a CDS encoding RNA pyrophosphohydrolase, with translation MTGNDHLYRRGVGVMLLNADKQVWVGARIDNPEDAWQMPQGGIDEGEDPWATALRELEEETGIPPHLVERIADCPERLRYVLPEEWRPRLWGGKWLGQEQDWFLCRFLGRDSDVDIVTAHPEFRAWKWVAPERLPELIVPFKRDLYTRLLQEFAEHL, from the coding sequence GTGACCGGCAACGATCATCTTTACCGCCGCGGCGTCGGCGTGATGCTGCTCAACGCCGACAAACAGGTGTGGGTCGGGGCGCGCATCGATAATCCCGAGGACGCGTGGCAGATGCCGCAGGGCGGAATCGACGAGGGCGAGGATCCGTGGGCGACCGCGCTCCGCGAACTCGAGGAAGAGACCGGAATCCCGCCGCACCTGGTCGAGCGAATCGCCGATTGCCCGGAGCGGCTGCGCTACGTTTTGCCGGAGGAATGGCGGCCGCGGCTATGGGGCGGCAAGTGGCTGGGGCAGGAACAGGACTGGTTCCTCTGCCGCTTCCTGGGCCGCGACAGCGACGTCGACATCGTGACCGCCCATCCGGAGTTCCGCGCCTGGAAATGGGTCGCGCCCGAGCGGCTTCCGGAGCTGATCGTCCCGTTCAAGCGCGATCTTTACACCCGGCTGCTTCAGGAATTTGCCGAGCATCTGTGA
- a CDS encoding amidohydrolase family protein — translation MHFRRLIVALGAFAATPAFGQPAEPLAIVGATVLPMEGPERLTDQTVIVRGDRIEQVGPRSRIKVPANARRIDARGQTLMPGLVDMHIHLSPVNGEAGDAAQRALAVMLAHGVTTARGMAGSPGNLVVRGKIEAGELAGPRLYAAAPALHDKNTPTAEQGREAVRKAAAAQFDLIKSHELSDPLVWQAVADEARKAVIPTAGHVNNAVGLDRAFTAGQQVEHLDGFIAEIVKLVAPGQSLDWGQVPPPPVIATASKVSDTQLAQIAAKAAAARSWQVPTLSLFEKIADVTTPAERLMTNPDFRYVPPQALKQWAAQLGELKEAGYTAADAAAFTELRRRIVKALRDARVPLMAGSDTAQAFQIWGPGLHQEVRALAAAGLSPMDALKAATVVPRDYFRSLPNGGSARGWKADFGTIAPGARADLILLGADPSRNLDALKRPNMVIARGRLFDRPTLDAMLEKVIADANRPAK, via the coding sequence GTGCATTTTCGAAGGCTCATTGTGGCGCTTGGCGCCTTTGCGGCAACGCCGGCTTTCGGCCAGCCCGCCGAACCGCTGGCGATCGTCGGCGCGACCGTCTTGCCGATGGAAGGCCCGGAGCGCCTCACCGACCAGACGGTGATCGTGCGCGGCGACCGCATCGAGCAGGTCGGCCCGCGCAGCCGTATCAAGGTGCCGGCGAACGCACGCCGGATCGACGCTCGCGGGCAGACTCTGATGCCCGGCCTCGTCGACATGCACATCCATCTGTCGCCCGTGAACGGAGAGGCCGGCGATGCGGCCCAGCGGGCGCTCGCCGTCATGCTGGCCCACGGCGTGACGACCGCACGCGGCATGGCCGGATCCCCCGGCAACCTCGTGGTCCGTGGGAAGATCGAAGCCGGCGAGCTCGCCGGGCCGCGTCTTTATGCCGCAGCGCCGGCTCTCCACGACAAGAACACGCCGACTGCGGAGCAGGGAAGGGAGGCGGTACGCAAGGCGGCGGCGGCGCAGTTCGACCTCATCAAGTCGCACGAGCTCAGCGATCCTCTCGTCTGGCAGGCCGTCGCGGATGAAGCGCGCAAGGCCGTGATTCCGACCGCGGGACACGTCAACAATGCGGTCGGGCTCGATCGAGCGTTCACTGCCGGCCAGCAGGTCGAGCATCTCGACGGCTTCATCGCCGAGATCGTGAAGCTGGTGGCGCCGGGGCAGTCGCTCGACTGGGGCCAAGTTCCGCCGCCTCCGGTGATTGCGACCGCCTCGAAGGTCAGCGACACCCAACTCGCGCAAATCGCGGCCAAGGCCGCGGCTGCGCGGTCTTGGCAGGTGCCCACTCTGTCCCTGTTCGAAAAGATCGCCGACGTGACGACTCCGGCCGAACGGCTGATGACGAACCCGGACTTTCGCTACGTCCCGCCCCAGGCGCTGAAGCAATGGGCTGCGCAATTGGGCGAGCTCAAGGAGGCGGGCTACACCGCTGCCGACGCTGCCGCGTTCACCGAGCTCCGCCGGCGGATCGTCAAAGCGCTGCGTGATGCGCGCGTGCCGCTGATGGCCGGCTCGGACACCGCTCAGGCATTTCAGATCTGGGGTCCGGGCCTGCACCAGGAAGTGCGGGCGCTTGCCGCTGCCGGCCTTTCGCCCATGGACGCCTTGAAGGCGGCGACCGTGGTACCGCGCGATTATTTCCGTTCGCTTCCGAACGGCGGTTCCGCGCGCGGCTGGAAAGCCGATTTCGGGACCATTGCGCCGGGCGCACGGGCCGACCTGATCCTGCTTGGCGCCGACCCCAGCCGCAACCTCGATGCACTGAAGCGTCCGAACATGGTAATCGCCCGCGGCCGGCTGTTCGACCGGCCAACGCTCGACGCAATGCTGGAAAAGGTCATCGCCGACGCGAACCGGCCGGCGAAGTAA
- a CDS encoding arginine N-succinyltransferase gives MSFRVRAVKGEDFQAIYKMAKLTGGGFTNLPPERATLVAKIDKSDKSFARDEDRQGNDLYMFVLEDPKRQLIRGTCQVFGEVGVDQPFFSYHLSTHTQSSPELGKTFRNQLLTLTTDLEGSSEVGGLFLHPEMRAGGWGSLLARSRYLFIKLHRQRFGPRTLAELRGVMDEGGNAPFWDALGGKFFGMTFPEADEFNAVHGTKFIADLMPRTPIYVTLLTDGARSVMGLPHPSGRAALRMLEEEGFSFDRYIDIFDGGPTVTASTDNIRTIRESKLETVCEIEDGGKMRALVAKGRLKDFRACCASVRRLPRKGVCIDREAAELLEAEIGDEIAVISR, from the coding sequence ATGAGCTTTCGCGTCCGCGCCGTCAAAGGCGAAGATTTCCAGGCGATCTACAAGATGGCGAAGCTGACCGGTGGCGGCTTCACCAACCTGCCGCCCGAACGGGCGACCCTCGTCGCCAAGATCGACAAGTCGGACAAGAGCTTCGCCCGCGACGAAGATCGCCAGGGCAACGACCTCTACATGTTCGTGCTCGAGGATCCTAAACGTCAGCTGATCCGCGGGACCTGCCAGGTGTTCGGCGAAGTCGGCGTCGACCAGCCCTTCTTTTCCTACCACCTCAGCACCCACACCCAGTCGAGCCCGGAGCTGGGAAAGACCTTTCGCAACCAGCTGCTGACGCTGACCACCGATCTCGAAGGCTCGTCGGAGGTCGGGGGGCTATTCCTGCACCCGGAAATGCGCGCAGGCGGCTGGGGCTCCCTGCTTGCCCGCAGCCGTTACCTCTTCATCAAGCTTCACCGGCAGCGCTTCGGCCCGCGCACGCTCGCGGAGCTTCGCGGCGTGATGGATGAAGGCGGCAACGCGCCCTTCTGGGATGCGCTCGGCGGCAAGTTCTTCGGCATGACCTTTCCCGAAGCCGACGAATTCAATGCGGTGCACGGCACCAAGTTCATCGCAGATTTGATGCCGAGGACGCCGATATACGTGACGCTCCTCACCGACGGGGCGCGATCGGTCATGGGCCTGCCGCATCCGAGCGGCCGGGCGGCGCTGCGCATGCTCGAGGAAGAGGGATTCAGCTTCGACCGGTACATCGACATTTTCGACGGCGGTCCAACGGTGACCGCCAGCACCGACAACATCCGCACCATCCGCGAATCCAAGCTCGAAACGGTCTGTGAAATCGAGGACGGCGGGAAGATGCGCGCACTGGTCGCCAAGGGGCGGCTGAAGGACTTCCGCGCCTGCTGCGCAAGCGTCCGCCGACTTCCGCGCAAGGGCGTCTGCATCGACCGCGAAGCCGCCGAGCTGCTCGAAGCCGAGATCGGCGACGAGATTGCGGTGATCTCCCGCTGA
- a CDS encoding hydrolase: MGELTSSEREAVERAGAEPMLDQVLAWSAINSGSRNLAGLERMGEVLADAFSALPGLLRLEQPQKVDAVDAAGATQDLPHGRHLHLTVRPTAPLQLLFTGHMDTVFAADHAFQETRWLDEGVLNGPGVADMKGGLAVMLAALKAVEKSRLADRIGYEVVINSDEEVGSLASAGLLKQAAQGKRAALTYEPAALPDGTLAGARPGSGNFSFVIKGKSAHAGRNPEDGRNAVVAASELALRLSMSKTPGLSINPAKIDGGGPNNVVPDLAILRVNMRPRTGDDQEIAGRLIAKAVDETAKSHEVYIEVHGGFARPPKPLDEEAEALFKLVQAAGADLGQSFGWQPSGGVCDGNNIAACGVPVVDTMGVRGGKIHSMEEYLITESLAERAALSALTVLRLAGEAQ, from the coding sequence ATGGGGGAATTGACGTCCAGCGAACGCGAAGCGGTTGAGCGCGCAGGCGCCGAGCCGATGCTTGATCAGGTGCTTGCATGGTCGGCGATCAACAGCGGTTCGCGCAATCTTGCCGGGCTCGAGCGCATGGGTGAAGTCCTCGCCGACGCCTTTTCGGCGCTGCCGGGGCTGCTCAGGCTCGAACAGCCGCAGAAGGTCGACGCCGTGGACGCTGCGGGCGCGACGCAGGACCTCCCGCACGGTCGGCACCTGCACCTGACAGTCCGCCCGACGGCCCCTCTCCAGCTTCTCTTCACCGGCCACATGGACACGGTGTTCGCCGCCGACCACGCGTTCCAGGAGACGCGCTGGCTCGACGAGGGCGTGCTCAACGGGCCTGGCGTCGCCGACATGAAGGGCGGACTTGCCGTCATGCTTGCGGCGTTGAAGGCAGTCGAGAAGAGCAGGCTTGCCGACCGCATCGGCTATGAAGTCGTGATCAACAGCGACGAGGAAGTCGGGTCGCTCGCGTCAGCCGGGCTGCTCAAGCAGGCGGCGCAGGGCAAGCGGGCGGCGCTGACCTACGAACCAGCCGCGCTTCCGGACGGCACGCTGGCAGGCGCGCGTCCCGGCAGCGGCAACTTTTCATTCGTCATCAAAGGCAAGTCCGCGCATGCCGGGCGCAATCCGGAGGACGGCCGCAATGCGGTGGTCGCCGCGTCGGAGCTCGCGCTCCGGCTTTCCATGTCAAAGACCCCCGGCCTGTCGATCAATCCGGCGAAGATCGACGGCGGCGGCCCGAACAATGTCGTGCCCGACCTCGCGATCCTGCGCGTCAACATGCGGCCGCGCACCGGCGACGACCAGGAGATCGCCGGGCGGCTGATCGCCAAGGCCGTCGACGAGACCGCCAAAAGCCACGAAGTCTATATCGAGGTCCACGGGGGCTTCGCACGTCCGCCCAAGCCGCTGGACGAAGAGGCCGAAGCCTTGTTCAAGCTTGTCCAGGCCGCCGGCGCGGACCTCGGCCAGTCGTTCGGCTGGCAGCCATCCGGCGGCGTGTGCGACGGCAACAACATCGCCGCCTGCGGCGTGCCCGTCGTCGACACGATGGGCGTGCGCGGCGGCAAGATCCACAGCATGGAGGAATATCTGATCACGGAAAGCCTGGCCGAGCGTGCGGCGCTGTCGGCCCTGACCGTCCTGCGGCTTGCCGGAGAGGCGCAATGA
- a CDS encoding inorganic phosphate transporter, translating to MHELAFPLLVGLILVALAFDFLNGLHDAANSIATVVATRLLGPVAAVGFAAFFNFAAYFLSLAVPELHRVAETIGKGIIDANLVTPGVVFGALAGAMFWNVVTWLKGIPSSSSHALVGGIVGAGVAHASVSAIQWPGLNKTLVAIVLSPTLGMMLAMLIMLVTSWLGVRATARGAERTFRALHLVSSATYSLGHGLNDAQKTMGIITVLLYSTGYLHGEFHVPHWVALSCYVAIGLGTMTGGWRIIETMGTRITKLSQHQGFSASAGGSVMLIAASWFGIPVSTTHTITGCVIGAGAARRASAVRWGVAGNVMIAWLITIPASATVAALFYWLVNGHFLRVLIGIAIMTLLVFLSRTFRPRP from the coding sequence GTGCACGAGCTTGCCTTTCCCCTCCTCGTCGGCCTGATCCTAGTCGCGCTGGCGTTCGATTTTTTGAACGGCCTGCACGACGCCGCGAATTCCATCGCGACCGTGGTCGCTACCCGCCTGCTCGGTCCGGTCGCCGCGGTGGGCTTCGCAGCTTTCTTCAACTTCGCGGCTTATTTCCTGTCGCTAGCCGTCCCCGAGCTTCATCGCGTCGCCGAGACGATCGGCAAAGGCATTATCGACGCCAATCTGGTGACGCCTGGCGTCGTCTTCGGCGCGCTTGCCGGCGCGATGTTCTGGAACGTCGTCACCTGGCTGAAGGGGATTCCATCATCGTCCAGCCACGCGCTGGTCGGCGGGATCGTCGGCGCGGGCGTCGCCCACGCGTCGGTCAGCGCCATCCAGTGGCCTGGCCTCAACAAGACGCTCGTCGCGATCGTCCTGTCGCCGACGCTGGGCATGATGCTGGCGATGCTGATCATGCTGGTGACGAGCTGGCTCGGCGTGCGTGCGACTGCCCGGGGCGCCGAGCGGACGTTCCGCGCCCTTCATCTCGTCTCTTCCGCCACTTACTCGCTCGGACACGGCCTCAACGATGCGCAGAAGACGATGGGCATCATCACCGTGCTTCTCTATTCGACCGGCTATCTCCACGGCGAATTCCACGTGCCGCACTGGGTCGCGCTGAGCTGCTATGTCGCGATCGGCCTTGGCACGATGACGGGCGGCTGGCGGATCATCGAAACGATGGGCACCCGCATCACCAAGCTGTCGCAGCACCAGGGCTTCAGCGCCTCGGCCGGCGGGTCGGTGATGCTGATCGCCGCATCCTGGTTCGGCATTCCAGTATCGACAACCCACACCATCACCGGCTGCGTGATCGGCGCCGGCGCCGCCCGCCGAGCCTCGGCCGTGCGCTGGGGCGTCGCCGGCAATGTGATGATCGCCTGGCTCATCACCATTCCCGCATCCGCGACGGTCGCGGCGCTCTTCTACTGGCTGGTCAACGGCCATTTCTTGCGCGTGCTGATCGGCATTGCGATCATGACGCTGCTCGTGTTCCTCAGCCGGACATTCCGCCCCCGCCCCTGA